The DNA sequence TGTTGTATTAATTTGTACTCATTGATGGAAAGACACCCATTTGGGACTCTCTTTTGTTATTGACCTGTTTGCTTTGTATCAAAACCAGTTAAAATTACCTCTTGAACAGTCCAAATAAAAGAAGGTAAACTACAGTCTCGTCATGGATATGGTAGCTTTCTGAGGTCTTGAGATTGTTTGTTTTGTCCTATTTGAAGTTAAACCATTCTCTTTTCTCTGTGTTTCGTTCAAATCAGTTCTGTTCTTGGACCAATCATGCAGCAAAGTACCAAATGTTTGATACTATTGCCCAGGGTTGCCAGCTGCAACACAAGAATTATACTTCTTTAGTCACTAATCTTACTGCTTTGGTTTCTGAATCTACAAGTTAGAAGATGTCTTTACAataaacacacacacatacacatattTTGGAAAGgaagaagtttgaaattcttaTATATTTATTCTTCCTGTTCACTTTTTGGAAGAGAAAGAGTGAGTAAGAGAAGCTTCATATTAAGACGTTTATATGGCTATTATCTATGAGGTGTACATTCTAATTCTTTCTTGTCCTTTCCCTTACTAAATCTTTTAGGGATACTACACTGGTACTTCAAAGGAAGACTGGAAGAGCTGAGTACAATTGCAGGTGCAAACTCTGAGGATGATGATGAGTTAGGCATGGATGATAAAATGGATTTAGATGAAAAAAGCAAACTGCCCAACAAATGTGCTAATGCGGATAGTGATAGAAACCATAAATATGCAAGATTTTCGGGGAACAATAAGTTGGTGAAAAACATTGGTATGGTTGTTCGTGATCTGAGAAATCTTGGCTTTACATCTATGGCGGAAGATGCATACGCTTCTGCCATATTTTTTCTTCTAAAGGTATATGGTCATTGGTGATGAAGATTCAGTTGATCTATCGGCATTTTCAGTTAACATCAATCATGTTATGGTGATTTGTCAGCATGcttgattttgttaattttgaCCAAAAAAATTAGATTTATCTTTCGTTTCAAATCATATAAAGTTTCCATTCATTTAATCTTGTACTCAATTATTCTTTTGAATGCGGGTGATAGGACAAAGTACATGATTTGGCTGGTGATGACTATAGGAGCTCTGTTTTGGAGTCCATCAAAGCATGGATACAGGTTGGTCTCATCTGCATGATCCCAATTTCACGTCTCGAATTAGTAGTGCAAAGATCCTTTCAGAGTTCTATTTTAGAGTTGCAATTCGAGCTCATTTGAAAGTTATCTTCTTCAGCACTCTTAGATTTGCAATGACTTCTTGTATGGTGGTCATTTGACTCACTTAGGATATTGAGCGACTATAGTGTGCATCCTGAAATGAAATCTCTTTTCCTTGCCCAGTCACTAGTTTCGATTCCATTGATATTCTGCAGTTCAATAGTCATACATTTTGAGTCAGATAGatccagtgttatcaaaggcgaaaagcacAAAAAAACTCTAAGAtctgttggggctttaagcgtaaaacgcaaataaagcgtgggctttaatgaagAAAGGAGCAAATGGAGAAAACTACAAATCTGTATGcgtagtccaagactaatatctataagtatgaataccaaatatatggacaaagaaattgaagaaaatttacgaTAAAGTGCACCTCTTCAGGATCGTGCTCATTAGTAAGGAAAAATATACCTTAGAGCCTTGATAACAACACTGAAGTGCCTActaagcgaggcgaagcgctcaacatgttttgagcctcgcttcagggcttaagcgcgcctttgataacactggatAGATCTAATGGATTTTGTTATGCTTTTTACCAATTTATTGTTAATGATGCTTTCACTCATGTGATCTGCGTATAGATTAGCTTGGAAGACATTGTGAAAACGACACAATACCTTTGTGAAAGGTTATATGATTTCGAATATCAATTCCCCATGCCTGTCTCTCTCTCAAAAAAAACATCAATTCCTCATGAATTTTCGGCTCAAACTTGAAGAACATGGATAACGTTAATGTTTGGACTACTGGATCCGATTTGTTAACATTGAGAACCAATTTCTGCAGGCTGTGCCCCTTCAGTTCTTGCGTGCACTTCTTGAGTACCTTGGTGATTTTACTAGCTGCAATGACACTTCCTCTGGCCTGAAGTCGCCCTTGGCATCCCACCCGTCCTTGTGCTATTCTGGAGCTGGAATTCCATCTGAGGGGCTTGTTAGATGGCAATTGCGCTTAGAGTATTATGCTTATGAGACCTTGCAGGATTTAAGAATAGCCAAACTTTTTGAAATCATTGTAGATTATCCAGAAAGGTGAGTTACTATTCATTCTTTTCATTTTTCCCTTTTTGTGTGTGggtgggtgggggtgggggggctTCACTCTCTGCCCATGAGCATATATAGTAGCAGGTCCTTAAATGATAAAAGTCAGATATTTGGAATGAAAGgtttgaaagaaaaagaagaatgaaGACCGTGTAAACGAAAATAGAGGAGAGGAGTGATAATATTCTGTTTTTGGATGAGAGAGGAAGCGATTTGACTCTGCTACCCTTAACGAAGTATTTCTCTTGTTAACACATCTAGTCTCTTTTTGGGCGTTAAAAAGTTCTACTAGAAAGTGTCTTTCCCTCTGTTTCCGCTCACTTTTGGATGGAACTGAAACTTAACATTGTGTGCATAACCTTATCCCTCTCCTTCTCTCCCAAAAAGTCATTCTAAAACCAAAGAACTAAACTCACCcctttttctcttttcctttctcTTCCTTCCTCTCCATCCAAAAGAACCATAAATTACTGTTTCTTGCCAACTATTCTTGTGGTCTAAGTTTTCGTAATCCATGTTCTTTTGGACAAAAAGATTAATATGGACCACTGGTGATGGTCTTCGTTTCTGCAAAGGTTGTTTGTCTAACTTTTTTATTTAGGGTCATCTCGAGTTAAGTTGTACAATGGAGCCTTTTACTATACTTCTTAAGGATTCCAGGCTAGCTTTAGTGCAAAATTTAACATGCACTAgtacttttcctttcttttttctccAATAAATAACATGCACTCTCGTCGTTGTGATGCACCAGGAAGTAAGAATCCTTGAATTTGTGGCACTCATTGAttgaataataattaatattatgtaattatctgATTTTTAAGGATACTCCCCGTGCTTGCACAAGAGTATGAAGCAAAGGGAATGGTTCATTGATGTAGCCTCCTATGGCCCAAAGTAGGTAAGAAAAGAGGACTTGTTGCAAAACATGAGACTTTGTGTCCAAGTTTTAGAGTTGGGAAGAAACAGAAGACTTGGCGCAAAACATGAGACCCTGTGTCCAAGTTTAACTTATGATATGTCTTATAATGTTAGACTTAAAGAAAGTTCTTTGTTGTATGCATACTTGAATGATAGAGACCGAGATGAATTTTCACCTATGTACAGCAATATTCTTCACTCACTTATTTTTCAAAAGTGAATATAACATGCATAGGGGTTTGTATTTATAATGTCCTGATTTTACTTTTACTTATGTTTCTTCCCTGTGGCTAATATTTTATTGAGCCCTTTTTGGTTATAGCATTGAGTATGGATTTGTGTTCATAAcgtctcaaatcaatcttcgaaaacactttggcaccctgaagctgatcaaataattcatcaattctcggcaacggatacttgttcttgatactttgttcaactgccgataatctatacacatcctcatcgaaccatccttctttttcacaaacaacactggtgtACCCCAGGACGAAACACTATCTTTACTTTTTACCTATGTTTCTTCCTTTTGACTAGTTTAATATATTGAGCCTTGTTTTCATTCATCTTACGAGTAAAACTTATTGCAGCACTCTCTGGTTTTTTCTCTATCATTTAGGCTTTCTAGTACCAATTCAGCATGTTTTCTTGACTTATCAATTACTGACATATTAACTACTTTACTCATATGAGATCTCAAATATTCCAACTTGTGAGTTGATGACTGTTAGAATTTGACAGTGCTCCTGCTATTGAAGACTTGAAACAGTGTCTCGAGTATACTGGGCAACATTCGAAGCTGGTAGATTCTTTTATCTCATCATTGAGATATAGATTACTAACAGCTGGTGCCTCGACCAATGATATATTGCACCAATATGTTTCAACAATCAAAGCACTTCGAACTATAGATCCTGCAGGTGTTTTTCTTGAAGCTGTTGGTGAACCAATAAGGGAATACCTAAGGGGGAGAAAAGATACAATTAAATGCATTGTGACCATGCTTACTGATGGAACTGGTGGAAATCCCAACGGACCTGGCAGTTCTGGAGATAGCCTGCTGGAAGAATTGAATAGAGATGAAGAGAGTCAAGAAAACactattgtggatgatgatattaaCTCCGATGACAAGCAAGCATGGATTAATGCACAAAAGTATGCCATCTTTGTCACTActgttttggaaatgattggaggaTATACTTATATTGTACTTATATCTTATGTATATATCTTTTATGATCCGAAATCTTTAAGCTGGGAGCCTGACCCTGTAGAGGCAGATCCATCCAAGGGAAGCAGATACCGAAGAAAGGTTGACATACTTGGTATGGTAGTTGGcataattggttccaaagatcaGCTGGTTAGTGAATATCGTGTAATGCTGGCCGAAAAGCTTTTGAACAAATCTGATTATGACATTGATGCAGAAATACGTACTCTAGAACTTCTCAAGGTAACGGGTCAAGCCAATGCTCTATCGTTTCAAATCTGTCACATGATGTACTTGAAAACAGACACCTTTTCTGCTATATGATTTCATCTTCATTTACATTGTCAGCTTGACTTTCCTATCATTTGCAGATTCATTTTGGAGAAAGCAGCATGCAGAAATGTGAAATAATGCTTAATGATTTGATTGACTCAAAGAggacaaatacaaatataaaggCCACTATCAAGCATCAACCACAGCCAGGTAATGTTTGCAACTCATTTGTCCTGTTCTTGAGCTTCCCATTCTTTTATGCAGTCTCAATTTTTACTGCTTTTATTCAAATACAGAGCAAAGAGACCTCGAGGTATCTTTGGACAATCTTAATGCTACCATCATATCTTCAAATTTCTGGCCTCCTATTCAGGTATGTTTTTATTCTTCCATTTACTGATACAATCATTTGTTTACCAGATATGTTGGTAAAATCTTCTAGTTATCTAGTGGAGCATCTTGAGCCAATTTGGGCAAGTTATCTTTTACCCTACAGAAGTTAAatgtgaaaaaataaaaaatgaactgTGCAAGAATATTTCAAACTGAACtgcttcatttttatttttagcgATATTAATTGTGGTTTCTTTCTTCCAATATAATCATAAATGAAACAAGTTCTGAACCCTTGACACTCACAATCCATGGTCTTATTCTGAATCAAGTAAATGTCCCCTTTGATATCCTTGATGTGTTGACAAATCTTTCCTTTATGACTTCCTATTGTCATTGCCTCTGCCTTTGGACGTCCTACAAAGATTTAAGAAGCTGTTGTATCTGTAGCATGGTGTCCACAGATGACTAGCTATTTTACTTTCATGGAGATTGCAGATGTTATGTATGAGCTTATGTAAATTATGAAGAGATGCCTTTGTAGGTGTGGGGATTAACCCCCTCTGCACTTCACttggagaaaagaaaaaaaccGAGAAAGGAAATTAGATTTTGGAACATcctttttaaattttgatgacTGAGAGAAATGACTGTTACTTTCTCCTTTCTCGTGGGTCCCTCCCCCATCCAAACCCCAATCATCCTTGGGATAGGCCTTCGTTTAGTAGTGTCAATTGTTTGCCTTTTGCATAGCTTTCTTTGTTTGTTTTTATTTGTTTTTGCTGGTCAAGTAACAAAGTCTGGTGATTTGATGGTAGGATGAGGCAGTCAATTTACCAGAGCCTGTCGAGCAACTCCTGACCGATTATGCTAAAAGGTATACTGAAATTAAGACACCACGTAAGCTAGTGTGGAAGAAAAATCTGGGCAGTGTAAAGGTTAGTCACTGTACAGTGTACTTGGGACTTGTGTTGTCTTTCAAAATAGTCTACACGAACAGCTGATTTAAATCTCTAGATCTGAGCTCTCTGTTCCCTGCATCCTTTGCTATACCCAAATGACTGAACTGTTTTTACTGCTATTTTATTGGTAGTTGGAGCTCCAGTTTGAAGATAGAGCAATGCAGTTCAATGTTACTCCTTTGCATGCGTCAATTATTATGCAGTTTCAAGATCAGAAAAGGTAACTTTGGGGAACATCTTTGTAGTTTTATTTAATGCATATCTTCCGAAAACTTCTTGTCAATGCTGTAAAGGGTATGTACACCTCATGTTGCAGATGGACATCTAAGAACCTTGCAGCTGCAGTTGGAGTAGCTGTTGATGTGTTGAATAGGAGAATAAATTTTTGGATAAGCAAGGTTAGTTCCTGTAACTTTAATTTCATCAGTATATGGTTCTCTGGTGAAAAGATTTATTTGATCTTTTTTTTTCCACTTGGTTGACTAGGGAGTTCTGGCGGAGTCAACGGGGGCAGACTCTGCCGATCATGTTTTTACTCTGGTGGAAACCATTAATGATACAGGTAAAAGTGGAGCTATTGATGGAGGCTGTGAGGAGCTATTGACAGGTGATGAGGACGGAGAACAGTCTGTGGCCTCTGTTGAAGACCAATTGCGAAAAGAGATGACCGTCTATGAGGTATACCATTTGagttcctttttctttcttttgcataTAAATGGATCTCGTATGTATCTGTTTCTGATACACTCTCTTATCAGTGGTCAACATGTAAATACACGAGGCTTTTCTTTTCTTAAAAGTTGTTTATGGTGTATTCTTATGATCATGGTAGCTGTGGTTTTCAAACTATTAAGTTGCATTAACATCATGATAAAGTAAGCCTGCAATCTTCTCTTTGCTAGTGAGGTACCTGGGTTTTTGAAATATTGTGCATAATTCCCTTACTGATATAGAAAATAATTACCGATGGGTTTCAGAAGCTTAAACATCAGTTGACTTTtcttttgagccgagggtctttcggaaacaacctctctaccttcattaggtaggggtaaggtctgcgtacactttaccctccccagaccccacttgtgggatttcactgggctgcttgttgttgttgtaaacatCAGTTGACAGGAAACTCCTTGTGAACCTTTTTGCAAGGCAGGACAGAGATGGCAGCCTCTTGCATGGCTTTGTTTATCTTATCATTATCAAACCTACCACCAATTGGATGTCTATTGTTCAAGTCCAAAATgtgtttaatattttattaaataaatgtAAATTGGGCAATGCTAGGTAGTTCATTGTTCTAAGGACAGAAACCATCTCGCAAATAACTAAGGACAAAATAACAGAAAAGAAAACAACACAAAGGAAATGTTGTCATGCCAAACAACACAAAGGAAATGTTGTCATGCTGGAATAAAGGGAGTAGTCCCTTAGCTCAGAAGAATAGATGGGATTTAATTCTTCCTTGCATATGGTGGTCTATTTGGAAAGAAAGGAACTCAAGGTGTTTTGAAGACAAGGGCAGCTCAATTCAGAAGATAAAAATGGACTCTTAGTTgttttatttttggtgtaagtAGGATTATACAGAGGATCCAGAAGCTATAATAGATGTTCTAGGATCCTTGTAATAGGATAGAAATTTTAGATGTATATTTTGGTAAAACCTCCTGTAATTATGGCCAGCACAGCCCTTTGTGCCTTTTGAATATATAAAACTGTTATCATCTCAAAAAAAATAACAGAAAAGAAAACACTAGtggtttttctttctttctaaacAAGGTGCTTGTATTGGCTGCAGAAATTTATCACTGGGATGCTTACCAATTTTGGCAGCATGGCGTTGGACCGTATTCATAATACTCTCAAGGTAATTATTAGTTTTATAACTTGTAAATAATTATACGTAATTGGGAACTATGTTGTGGCATGAAGCAATGAAATACCAAAAAATTAGTACTAAATTATTGCTGCAGATGTTTTGCATTGCTGATCCTCCTTATGACAAATCGCTGCAACAACTGCAAAGCTTCTTATCTGGTCTAGTTGCTGAGGAGAAGTTAGAACTAAGAGAGGGAGTGTACGTTTTGAGAAAGTGATCAATTCCATCCATGTTGTCTTGGTGGCATAAATCTTATCGGCACTCTTCTCACACCGATGAAATGCAATACTGAGCTGTTAAGAAGGAAATAACAACATTTGGCTACAGGGAGATCTCCTTTTCTCTTCTCGTTTCAGGTGCAGGTTACCTGTAAACTCCTTGCAGTCAATCATTTGTTGTGCTATTTAACCAAGCTGAGGGTAAGTGCAAATTAAGATGGTTCCTGTGTGTTAGAATGTCTCATTGTGCTAACCTAAGAGTGTTGGTAATATTTATTAGAATATCCTTCGTGAGGTCAAGAGATAAAGCAGCCAAGAGAAGATGTTGACATCTGGCGCTCGTTAGTTTTTTTTTCATGTAACCTAGAAATTTCCGAAGGGCAGTGGCATACAATTCGAAATTCGGTGGGTAATGAGTTAGCCCCTCTACCATTCTCCACACAAATACTAGGCTTTTGTCAGTGGCAGGGTCCGTGATGTGCGCCTAAACCAGACGTTGAGTACTTCGCTCTTAACACTTCACTTATTTGCTGTATGTGATGTAAACTGAATAGATGCCCTTCTGGTTTCAAAAGAAAGGTAGTCCATTGTTTATTTGCTGTatatgatgtaaactgcatatATTGCTGTTTCGATTCAAAAGTAAAGGGAGTACCATTTAATCTAAAACCACTACATGATTTACCGTTTAATTATCTTATAGTTTTTCAAAATTATCAagttcttattttttcttttttcctcccATCCAGAGGTATCAACTGTGGGAGGTGAATGTGGCTTATAAGTGAGCCAGATTCCTCTCGCCAATCAGCCTACTTTTCAAAACTGTCAGTCAATATATGTTACACatacttagtgggcgtttggacataagaattgtgaaattccAAAAAAAGtgaatggtatttgaaaattagagttgtgtttggacatgaatataattttgggttgttttttaagttttgtgagtgattttgaaaatagctttttggagtttttcaattTTTCGAAAAATTACAAAATGCTCTtcaaatgaaaattaaaaaatttataacCAAACGCTGATTtcagaaaaaagtgaaaaaaattcggaaaaaagtgaaaaatttcTCCAAATGCGTAATTAATCTCGGTTTAGTTTATTTTCATTCCCTCGTAGAAAC is a window from the Nicotiana tomentosiformis chromosome 10, ASM39032v3, whole genome shotgun sequence genome containing:
- the LOC104100627 gene encoding anaphase-promoting complex subunit 2 yields the protein MTCNLGILESLSVDSIAKISENWNGFCSTSEALLKGSGDLSFSAEFMTQVKNLCEHGLASLVEQHFLCCVQETFERNGARRFWSYFEPYSNVAPLETNKDPILEEEIQQVICKALEEISSEKQYQEKCLLLLAHALQSYEENKSQGQVNPDSTRVYLFSKYQLIVSSVLLASLPRHFPGILHWYFKGRLEELSTIAGANSEDDDELGMDDKMDLDEKSKLPNKCANADSDRNHKYARFSGNNKLVKNIGMVVRDLRNLGFTSMAEDAYASAIFFLLKDKVHDLAGDDYRSSVLESIKAWIQAVPLQFLRALLEYLGDFTSCNDTSSGLKSPLASHPSLCYSGAGIPSEGLVRWQLRLEYYAYETLQDLRIAKLFEIIVDYPESAPAIEDLKQCLEYTGQHSKLVDSFISSLRYRLLTAGASTNDILHQYVSTIKALRTIDPAGVFLEAVGEPIREYLRGRKDTIKCIVTMLTDGTGGNPNGPGSSGDSLLEELNRDEESQENTIVDDDINSDDKQAWINAQNWEPDPVEADPSKGSRYRRKVDILGMVVGIIGSKDQLVSEYRVMLAEKLLNKSDYDIDAEIRTLELLKIHFGESSMQKCEIMLNDLIDSKRTNTNIKATIKHQPQPEQRDLEVSLDNLNATIISSNFWPPIQDEAVNLPEPVEQLLTDYAKRYTEIKTPRKLVWKKNLGSVKLELQFEDRAMQFNVTPLHASIIMQFQDQKRWTSKNLAAAVGVAVDVLNRRINFWISKGVLAESTGADSADHVFTLVETINDTGKSGAIDGGCEELLTGDEDGEQSVASVEDQLRKEMTVYEKFITGMLTNFGSMALDRIHNTLKMFCIADPPYDKSLQQLQSFLSGLVAEEKLELREGVYVLRK